The following are from one region of the Anabas testudineus chromosome 2, fAnaTes1.2, whole genome shotgun sequence genome:
- the rpl22l1 gene encoding 60S ribosomal protein L22-like 1: protein MAPIKQKRPAVGKKSKKGAAWKFTLDLTHPVEDGILDSANFETFLKERIKVNGKTGNLGNIVQVGRMKNKINVTSEKQFSKRYLKYLTKKYLKKNNLRDWLRVVASDKETYELRYFQISQDDEESEADE from the exons ATGGCGCCG ATCAAGCAGAAGAGGCCAGCTGTTGGCAAAAAGTCCAAAAAGGGAGCAGCATGGAAGTTCACCTTGGACCTGACCCACCCTGTGGAGGATGGGATCCTGGACTCTGCAAACTTT GAAACCTTCCTCAAAGAGAGGATAAAGGTCAACGGAAAGACCGGGAATCTGGGTAACATCGTCCAGGTCGGCCGCATGAAGAACAAGATCAATGTCACGTCTGAGAAGCAGTTCTCCAAAAG GTATCTGAAGTACCTAACAAAGAAGTACCTGAAGAAGAACAACCTGCGTGACTGGCTTAGAGTGGTAGCATCTGACAAGGAGACGTATGAACTGCGTTACTTCCAGATTAGCCAGGACGACGAAGAGTCAGAGGCAGACGAGTAA
- the slc7a14b gene encoding probable cationic amino acid transporter, giving the protein MAAWLGRLSLGDAWYNMYSRLLRTKPVGSMGQSSDDLNELAEGSAVGLAKVLTTVDLVSLGVGSCVGTGMYVVAGLVAKAMAGPGVILSFIIAAVASILSGVCYAEFGVRVPKTTGSAYTYSYVTVGEFVAFFIGWNLILEYLIGTAAGASALSSMFDSLANHSISNYMITHLGTLRGLGKGEDTYPDLLALFIALLVTVIIALGVRNSVGFNNILNVVNLVVWVFMIIAGLFFLSASNWEGGKFLPYGWSGVMQGAATCFYAFIGFDIIATTGEEAKNPNTSIPYAITASLVTCLTAYVSVSVILTLMVPYNLIDGSAPLMEMFADHGFLWGKYTVAVGSIAGLTVSLLGSLFPMPRVIYAMARDGLLFRFLSHVSLHTHTPTVACVVSGSFAALLALLVSLRDLIEMMSIGTLLAYTLVSVCVLLLRYQPDEQADTHQFTSDEDLDGLKHQDDEAFHMKDDKMLIEGSGGDGSSSYHAGGTEGEGDDSDFHTGRASLLKRLLGGHYYTLRLRLGMPDASARPTPATGRMVTRCTLLLFLMSFLLWSTVIFGFEEGTGVGAAFSGLMALMMAGSMAKLLIKIIQQPESTRSLPYMAPCVPFVPAAAILVNSYLMLKLSALTWARFTIWCLIGLLIYCCYGVWHSTLELNAREQQAHASSYQRYDDHLDDTFSPDDDLYPQEQDERPYQGWSAPEEKGYHYQQQNQYEQQENQYEQQENQYEGQEGEQHESQYEDNGDHYGYQSGPGGQHMSRGSRSRGRTNHGFDAGVEED; this is encoded by the exons ATGGCAGCGTGGCTGGGCCGGCTGTCTTTGGGCGACGCCTGGTACAACATGTACTCCCGCCTATTGCGAACCAAACCCGTGGGTTCCATGGGTCAGAGCTCTGATGACCTCAACGAGCTGGCGGAGGGTTCTGCAGTTGGACTAGCCAAAGTCCTGACCACTGTGGACCTGGTGTCACTCGGGGTGGGCAGCTGCGTTGGCACTGGGATGTATGTGGTCGCCGGGCTGGTTGCAAAGGCGATGGCTGGACCTGGGGTCATCCTGTCCTTTATTATTGCAGCAGTGGCCTCCATACTGTCAG GTGTGTGCTATGCAGAGTTTGGTGTTCGAGTCCCAAAGACGACCGGCTCGGCCTACACCTACAGCTACGTGACAGTTGGAGAGTTTGTGGCTTTTTTCATTGGCTGGAACTTGATCCTGGAGTATCTGATCGGCACAGCGGCGGGGGCATCAGCTCTGAGCAGCATGTTTGACTCTCTGGCCAATCACAGCATCAGTAACTACATGATAACACACCTGGGCACGCTCAGAGGACTTG gTAAAGGTGAAGACACGTATCCTGACCTGCTCGCCCTGTTTATTGCCCTGCTGGTCACAGTGATCATCGCTCTCGGTGTGCGTAACTCAGTGGGCTTCAACAACATCCTCAACGTGGTCAACCTGGTGGTCTGGGTCTTCATGATCATCGCTGgactcttctttctctctgcaagCAACTGGGAGGGCGGCAAGTTCCTTCCTTATGGCTGGTCAGGG GTGATGCAGGGAGCAGCGACCTGTTTCTACGCCTTCATCGGCTTCGACATCATTGCAACGACAGGAGAGGAGGCGAAAAACCCCAACACCTCCATCCCATACGCCATCACCGCCTCGCTGGTCACCTGCCTCACTGCTTACGTGTCG GTGAGTGTGATCCTGACTCTCATGGTTCCCTACAACCTGATCGACGGTTCGGCTCCTCTCATGGAGATGTTTGCGGATCACGGCTTCTTGTGGGGGAAGTACACCGTGGCTGTGGGCTCCATAGCTGGACTCACAGTCTCTCTATTGGGCTCCTTGTTTCCCATGCCCAGGGTCATCTATGCCATGGCCCGGGATGGACTGCTGTTCAG GTTCCTGTCCCATGTGTctttgcatacacacactcctACGGTGGCGTGTGTGGTGTCGGGGAGCTTCGCGGCCCTCCTTGCTCTGCTGGTGAGTCTGAGAGACTTGATTGAGATGATGTCAATCGGCACCCTGTTGGCCTACACTCTGGTCAGCGTGTGTGTGCTCTTACTGCGCTACCAGCCTGACGAACAGGCCGACACACACCAGTTCACCTCTGATGAGGACCTGGACGGACTGAAGCACCAGGATGACGAAGCTTTCCACATGAAAGATGACAAGATGCTGATCGAAGGCTCGGGAGGTGACGGATCATCGTCCTACCATGCTGGTGGGACTGAGGGGGAGGGTGATGACTCTGATTTCCACACAGGCCGCGCCTCTCTGCTGAAAAGACTTCTTGGAGGTCATTACTACACCCTGCGGCTGCGGCTGGGAATGCCTGACGCCTCAGCGCGTCCCACCCCAGCAACTGGCCGCATGGTAACTCGAtgcaccctcctcctcttcctcatgtCCTTCCTCCTCTGGTCCACCGTCATATTTGGTTTTGAGGAGGGAACAGGGGTCGGGGCGGCGTTTTCAGGTCTGATGGCCTTAATGATGGCAGGTTCCATGGCAAAGCTATTGATTAAGATCATACAGCAGCCGGAGAGCACACGGAGCCTGCCCTACATGGCGCCCTGTGTGCCTTTTGTCCCTGCAGCAGCCATATTGGTCAACAGCTACCTCATGCTTAAACTGTCTGCACTCACCTGGGCCCGTTTCACCATCTGGTGCCTCATAG GTCTGTTGATCTACTGTTGTTACGGAGTGTGGCACAGCACGCTGGAGCTGAACGCCCGCGAGCAACAGGCGCACGCTAGTTCCTACCAACGCTACGATGACCACCTTGATGACACCTTCTCCCCCGATGATGACCTTTACCCCCAGGAGCAAGATGAGAGACCTTACCAGGGTTGGTCTGCCCCAGAGGAGAAGGGCTACCACTACCAGCAGCAGAACCAGTACGAGCAGCAGGAGAACCAGTACGAGCAGCAGGAAAACCAGTATGAGGGGCAAGAGGGAGAGCAACATGAGAGCCAGTATGAGGATAATGGAGACCACTATGGTTACCAGTCTGGACCAGGAGGCCAGCATATGAGCAGAGGCAGCAGGTCCAGAGGAAGGACCAATCATGGTTTTGATGCAGGTGTAGAGGAGGACTGA